The Cryobacterium roopkundense sequence TGGCGACCTGCTGCTCGCCGACGTGACGATAGACGGGATCCAGTACAACTCGCAGTTCGCGCAGGCCGCCGCGACCGGCGACCTGATGATCGTCGCCACCTTCGGTATTCGGGCAGGCAGCGACGCGCCCGTGATCGCCACAGTGGCCATACCGGAGCACGCCCTGATGCCCCAACTGGGCGAGGCGAATCCCACGAGCCTCGCCGAAAACGCACGAGAACTGCTCGAACAGCAGCTCACCTTCGTACCGGTCGATGTTTCCCTGCGGCTCAATCCCATTCAGGTGCTCCCGAACCGAATTCTCAGTCTGGCCGTCGGAGACCTGCTCTCCATCCCGCATCCGCAGCATCGACCGCTCGACCTTGTCGTCAACGGCCAGATCCTGGCCACGGCTGCCGTGGGAGTGAACGGCTCCCGTCTTGCCTGCATCGTGATCGACACCGAGGAGAAACCATAATGACCGACACCGGAGTGTTGTCAGCCGCCGCCGTTGATGCCCTGATCCGAGTGCTCCCCACGGGCGTTCCCCTGCGCGCAGTGGAAACCCACGGCAGTTCGGCGCTGAGCGCGCGCGTCGGATCAGCAGCCGTGGCCTCTTTTGTCGGCGCGACCTCCGCAGACCTGGCGATCGTGTTGATGGACCCCGCAGCGTTCGACGCCGCGTCCGGGTCGGCCTCTGCGCTCGTCGCAAGCCATGATGTGCTGCGCCCGTCGCTCGAAAGTGCCGCCGGCGTGTTGGGCGTCGGTGTGCTCGGCGACACGCGCGTCGAAGACGCCTCTTCGCTCTTCATGGACGCAGAGACGCGCGTCTTTGAACTGGGCGCCGCCGGCCAGGTGAGCGGATGGTTCGCCCTGCGTGTGCGGAAGAACGGTGCGGCCACCGGAGGCGCCCCGGGGTCGACCTCTTCCGCGGTGAGCAACCTCGGGCGCATCAACAACGTGTGGATGGCGCTGACGGTAGAGATCGGCCACACGCGTATGCCCG is a genomic window containing:
- a CDS encoding flagellar motor switch protein FliM, with product MTVQEQVSRGVPAKPPKTVEVYDFRRPTTLAREHARVLELAFETFARQWGTQLTARVRLLCQVTCDLVQMQTYDEYASSLPSTTAMVLCSIDGIAAKTVMQFPTRAALSWVDHMLGGNGSKAAKEERKFTPIEQALVRHLVEEGLEDLRYSLGDLLLADVTIDGIQYNSQFAQAAATGDLMIVATFGIRAGSDAPVIATVAIPEHALMPQLGEANPTSLAENARELLEQQLTFVPVDVSLRLNPIQVLPNRILSLAVGDLLSIPHPQHRPLDLVVNGQILATAAVGVNGSRLACIVIDTEEKP
- the fliN gene encoding flagellar motor switch protein FliN; translation: MTDTGVLSAAAVDALIRVLPTGVPLRAVETHGSSALSARVGSAAVASFVGATSADLAIVLMDPAAFDAASGSASALVASHDVLRPSLESAAGVLGVGVLGDTRVEDASSLFMDAETRVFELGAAGQVSGWFALRVRKNGAATGGAPGSTSSAVSNLGRINNVWMALTVEIGHTRMPVRDVLSLEPGAVIELDRSAGAPADVMLNGRLIAHGEIVVVDQDYAIRITQILDVVEGAS